A window of Lasioglossum baleicum unplaced genomic scaffold, iyLasBale1 scaffold0895, whole genome shotgun sequence genomic DNA:
TGATCGAGAAATGCGTGTCTTATGACAATATAAATTCTGAGATTGATTAGAATCCGACGATTCAACGTTTCTTTCTCCGTTACAGGAATCGCTCAGCGACAAAGTGGCGATGTTCGACCAATACGCGAACAAGCACAAAGACAAGCAGAGCAAAAATCCGTTCACGTCTGGCGTAAATCTCGAGAAACGGACATTCTCGAAGGAAGAATATGGCAGGTGAGGTCACCTGGAATATTTTCGGATTAATTGCCGCGAAGCGTGCAATAACGGTAATTGGTTTTTCGTCGATTTCAGACCGGAAGCTGGCTCTTTGACAGACATCCGTGGCCGCAAAGCCACGGCGCACATTCTGAAAGAGGTGCTCGAACTCTGCGAGATCATTCATCAAGAGGGCACACCGTGTCGGGACCAACCAGAGGTCATCGCGATCACGTTTGGTGATTTATTCAACATTTACACCCACATCAGCGACAAATGCGTGGGTCTTCTGCTGAGAGCCAGGAAACAGAAGCTCGTGGAGTTTGAGGGAGAAGTACTGTTTCAGGTAAATCATTCGTAATTGCACCGCTGgaaacatttctttattaattaagAGACACGACTCATGAATTTCTGTAATTAACGGTGAGAAATTTTGAGAACCGATTAGCGATTTATCATAATCGGGTTAACGAGGAAATCTGCACGGTCGATAAAATAGTTTCAAAGTGGAAAATCAGTGCTCCGTTTTATATATTTCGCGCTAAAAGGAAAATTGTTCTCCCATTCCTTTAAAGAAATTCCTACGACTGTGACCACCAAGGGGTTAgtaatagcaattgcaattaaTTGGTTACAGAGACGAGACGATGACGTGCCGATCTATCTGGTGAAGCCGATCAGGGAAATTCGCGAATCGTTCAATCTACGGTTAAAAGAAATGGCAAAGGAGACGTCGATAAGTTAACGATCACCTTCCTTTCCCGATGTTTCCGTTCTTCGACGAATAATTCCACGTTGAGGAGTCCCCGATTCAACACGTTACCCTGTATTTATTTTACAACACAGCCGTAGAAGTACCGCGAACGACCATTGTATATTTCTTAAGTTTTATTCGACGTGTAACTGAAACGAGTGAGTGAGGCTGAAACTGAAGAATGAGCTGATGTAGATGGGTAAACGAAAGGACAAATATGTACAATGTGATATTTCCATAgaattattagaaataaagaaccttttataacaaaatattcccTTACCAAATTTCTCTCTCGAATCGATATCGCGTCTGAGAATAAACTCGAAGCTTTGCCAATCCTACCAACTTTTAAAGAGAATTCGTAGAAGCAACATATAAAGAGCGTAAGGGAATTAAATTTTAGCTGAACAGATACGAATGAGAATAAAATAGGGTGTCAGTCGCTGTGTTGTAGATTGGTCGAATAAAATGCAGCTGGCTGAAAAATCAGGATCAGTGGCAGACCATTGGCTCCGTTACTTCCAAACCTTTATTCGTACAGAACCGTTCACGTACAACATTAAAAATAACGCAAGGTTTGTCGCCGTCTTTTGGAAGATTACAACCAAGTTTCTCGACGTGTACTCCGACCTCGAGCGAGAACGATTAGGCAACGTCCTTTGATTTCGCGTAACAAGGGTTATAAACAACTAACACGGCGTCCATTCCGCTAACACACCGCCATTGTCTTTTGCAATCGAATTGTCCTCGATACTTTTTATTACCTTTGTCTTTCAATAATCACTTTGACAGCGTGCTTAACTTACATTACACTAgatttaacaagataatcatCGTCTCTTATTAAAGATCTCGAGAAGTTCGCGTAAAGCTTTAATCGCTAGTTTGAGAAGTAGTTTGAAAAAGCGGTAACAAGTGACGATACGTGGAGGGTAGATacagaaagatagagagagagatagagatataGAAGAGTTAAAAACGGGGTTGAACGATGGAAGAACTCGAAAAGTTTATAATTCGTTAAACGATATCAGTTTTACACGCTGCAACGCGTTTCTCATCGGCTTTGGCCGATACCGAACCGAGCGTGTTTCAAAAATTGCCACTTTGTTACATAGTTTATTTAGCGAACAGCGTTTAAAGCTTGAAATCCCTAGAGAATTTACTCGCAGTTGCT
This region includes:
- the LOC143220396 gene encoding actin-binding Rho-activating protein-like produces the protein MSSVMFESLSDKVAMFDQYANKHKDKQSKNPFTSGVNLEKRTFSKEEYGRPEAGSLTDIRGRKATAHILKEVLELCEIIHQEGTPCRDQPEVIAITFGDLFNIYTHISDKCVGLLLRARKQKLVEFEGEVLFQRRDDDVPIYLVKPIREIRESFNLRLKEMAKETSIS